AACTCAATTGCATTTTCATTCTGCATGCTTCCCTGCCAGCGGCTGAATGGTGTTGAATAGTAGCCATTGTAGGGTATGTACGCCTTTGTAAAAGTTTTCATGTAACTACCTCCTGATTAATTGATTTGAACTGCGAGAGATTTGTAAAACATATGTTCCTCGAAGATTACACTGCCGATTACTCTACAAAACATGTACTTACTCCAGCAATAGAAACCATACCAGGGGGTAAGATAACAGTATTTTATGGCATGCAATCCTTATTTATTATACGTTCTTACTTGCCTTTAAAAACCGGTTTCCTTTTTTCTGCAAAAGCCTGAAAGCCTTCTCTCCCGTCTTCAGAGACATATGTGATAATGAAGCAATCATTCTCGTAAGTGATTGCTGATTGGATATCCATATTCATCCCTTTATCGATGGCATTTTTCAGAATACTCATTGCCACCCTCGGTTTTGAGGCAAGCTTTTTTGCCCAAGCCTTCGCCTCTTCCAAAACTGCTTCTTTTGCCACAACCTTATTTACCAAACCGATACGGTATGCTTCTTCACCGCTTACCGTATCACCCATAAAGAGGAGTTCTTTTGTCTTTGCCACTCCAACCAGCCTTGGCATTCTCTGTGTGCCGCCCGAACCCGGTATGATGCCGAGGTTTACCTCAGGACATCCTATACTTGCATCGCTTGCAGCAATCCTCAGATCGCAGGCAAGGGCAAGCTCGCATCCGCCTCCGAAGGCAAAACCAAAGAGTGCAGCGATTGTCGGTTTATGAATGTCGGCAACCTTATCCAAACATTTTCTGGAGACCCTCGCAAACACGAAATAATCCGGTATGGATTTTCCGGCTACTTCTTTAACATCCAAG
This DNA window, taken from Pseudomonadota bacterium, encodes the following:
- a CDS encoding enoyl-CoA hydratase-related protein is translated as MAYETLLIEKEQGFAIVKLNRPPVNSLNVQAYTDIYNAFCELENDDSIGAIILTGSGEKAFAAGLDVKEVAGKSIPDYFVFARVSRKCLDKVADIHKPTIAALFGFAFGGGCELALACDLRIAASDASIGCPEVNLGIIPGSGGTQRMPRLVGVAKTKELLFMGDTVSGEEAYRIGLVNKVVAKEAVLEEAKAWAKKLASKPRVAMSILKNAIDKGMNMDIQSAITYENDCFIITYVSEDGREGFQAFAEKRKPVFKGK